In a single window of the Trypanosoma brucei brucei TREU927 chromosome 6, complete sequence genome:
- a CDS encoding ubiquitin carboxyl-terminal hydrolase, putative: MVSAGSDFLSQQYSIEEGEAERRAQPSLIDILLQLNSPALFRQSQKVTLPCQRDVINFIVGRISDIGMRVERSRNYVENVSPLGLALVRSALQTAYHNSRMDVFTRSRETGMSRDEVSSEGSGENNFATADGTIAGIVLSSLAGSAEPSLFAGAVSGFLAFGVNFAKPRQETFSGRGRRRRRVETATSPLSHDDETDSIESSLPPLDVALWCLHRVAGEILSTAARKISDFKKSPLAQRNGVPVAAQFFGCHKDPFDCRHNNNGRSEQIVIHLLLQRAYSILKMLHIFALNDTIPADSIPGCAVGGPAADGSGLYTVSAFCSLLKTSMHNDVPSFVHLITESLGNLAEVTRPVVGDISMVGRIALEMISEEVWRFTKSTTPHLIFSLACFSVFPALQRCCTPVNMTRDELSTVANLFRGHIPRLFLDYYKNSSGGADGAGRKQLSSCCPSGEVMKPLYAAPGVKLAPSLDGPRRNADNFEMADGLGNLAAARRGKESGEAVSAVCQLFLGLRNAGNTCFVNSFLQLLFTAKYFSLELVRGVLQVLSERGAADGQVGEDAGGNADINSNKKNNVDSTKVTTAVFHKLSRGADELVVMVALILSQMHWHLRNGYNSCAIDTYRLQQCLPPPFNDGRQHDTSEFAMALMDRIDNFVFTEKNDNIEGQDESNEDCSDSGTKFGKRKDEKQRPMLVSRWFGGNLVSTIKCSGCGAARSRRAPFWIVTVPLRRDGDGAAHVTSSACVAAQGPTANDEREISKSTEIALSADGRVAITTYHTDNASMRGVESKSDCASCDAEENENNAGVPFQRSLQQLLGRVLNYRESREVLQGENMIFCESCCSNEQAEMFTAMHGTVNHSAGLGAHFENEEDEQSQGVVEESAVEGIPHYLILQLNRFQYSHASESHEKVMDAVAIEKCLHVPVRVERKSSRSPLHSSQDDGNMGNMITSPDPNAHREERGECDELVDIQVQYKLRGVLLHNGPGVYSGHYFSLLFHPSGADSTGKECPEVKGERENDEDGLWALANDSHISSVQSKDIDAVLKGSSGVVGPHETPYIVLYERCRKAVGEESGDGRDDTLFPNRVNDLFHLLRGSAKTAY, encoded by the coding sequence ATGGTTAGTGCGGGCAGTGACTTTCTTTCGCAGCAATACTCCATAGAGGAAGGAGAGGCGGAACGGCGTGCGCAACCATCACTTATTGATATTTTGCTGCAACTTAATTCACCAGCCCTTTTTAGGCAATCTCAGAAAGTTACACTACCATGTCAACGCGATGTCATAAACTTTATTGTTGGCCGCATATCAGATATTGGAATGCGCGTCGAAAGGAGTCGTAATTACGTGGAAAATGTTTCACCGCTAGGGTTAGCTTTGGTGCGCAGCGCCCTGCAGACGGCCTACCATAATTCCCGGATGGATGTCTTCACCCGCTCACGGGAAACCGGAATGAGCAGGGATGAGGTTAGTAGTGAGGGGTCAGGGGAGAACAATTTTGCGACTGCCGATGGGACCATTGCCGGGATCGTTCTTAGTAGCCTTGCTGGGTCAGCTGAACCATCGCTTTTTGCTGGAGCTGTTTCTGGGTTTCTCGCGTTCGGCGTCAACTTCGCGAAGCCACGGCAGGAAACCTTCAGTGGGCGAGGgagacgaagaagaagagtaGAGACAGCAACTTCTCCCTTATCACACGACGATGAGACAGACAGTATTGAGTCATCCCTTCCACCACTAGACGTAGCACTTTGGTGTTTGCACAGAGTTGCGGGAGAGATCCTTTCGACTGCCGCAAGGAAAATAAGCGATTTCAAAAAGTCACCGCTTGCGCAACGGAATGGCGTTCCGGTTGCTGCGCAATTTTTCGGATGCCACAAGGATCCATTTGACTGCCGTCACAACAATAATGGGCGATCCGAGCAAATAGTAATCCATTTGCTACTCCAAAGGGCGTACTCAATACTGAAGATGCTCCATATTTTTGCACTTAATGATACGATTCCTGCCGATAGCATTCCTGGGTGTGCAGTTGGCGGCCCAGCCGCGGATGGCAGCGGCTTGTACACAGTGAGTGCGTTTTGTTCCCTCTTAAAGACTTCAATGCACAATGATGTGCCCTCCTTCGTACACTTGATAACAGAATCATTGGGGAACTTGGCCGAGGTGACGAGGCCAGTGGTCGGTGATATTAGTATGGTGGGACGCATTGCCCTCGAAATGATTTCGGAAGAAGTGTGGAGGTTTACCAAATCCACCACGCCACATCTCATCTTCTCCCTTGCATGCTTTAGTGTGTTCCCAGCTCTGCAGCGGTGCTGCACGCCGGTAAATATGACGAGAGATGAGTTGAGTACAGTGGCGAATCTCTTTCGGGGACATATCCCCCGACTTTTCCTAGATTATTACAAAAACTCATCAGGTGGGGCCGACGGTGCGGGTCGAAAACAACTTTCCAGCTGCTGCCCGAGCGGAGAGGTAATGAAACCACTGTATGCGGCACCTGGTGTCAAATTAGCCCCGTCACTCGATGGCCCCAGAAGAAATGCCGACAACTTCGAAATGGCAGACGGATTAGGCAACTTGGCTGCTGCTCGGCGTGGTAAGGAATCGGGAGAGGCGGTCTCTGCGGTTTGTCAACTTTTCTTGGGCCTTAGGAATGCTGGAAATACATGCTTCGTAAATAGCTTTCTTCAGCTTCTTTTCACCGCGAAATATTTTAGCTTGGAATTGGTGCGCGGTGTCCTCCAGGTACTCAGCGAGCGAGGCGCTGCTGATGGGCAAGTTGGCGAAGACGCTGGCGGCAACGCTGACATCaacagtaataaaaaaaataatgttgATTCAACTAAAGTGACGACGGCGGTTTTCCACAAGCTTTCTCGTGGTGCCGACGAACTAGTTGTTATGGTAGCACTTATTCTAAGCCAAATGCACTGGCATCTACGCAACGGGTATAATAGCTGTGCCATTGATACATACCGTCTGCAGCAATGTTTGCCGCCGCCGTTTAACGACGGTCGCCAGCACGATACCTCCGAATTTGCTATGGCATTGATGGATCGTATCGACAACTTCGTGtttacagaaaaaaatgacaacatAGAGGGACAAGATGAGAGCAATGAAGACTGCTCTGATTCGGGCACCAAGTTTGGGAAACGCAAAGACGAGAAGCAGCGGCCCATGCTTGTTTCAAGGTGGTTTGGTGGGAACCTCGTGTCCACCATTAAGTGCAGTGGATGCGGAGCGGCACGCTCACGGCGGGCCCCATTTTGGATTGTTACTGTTCCACTGCGCCGTGATGGTGACGGTGCAGCACATGTAACATCATCTGCGTGTGTCGCTGCTCAGGGGCCAACTGCCAACGATGAGCGGGAGATTTCCAAAAGTACAGAAATAGCACTATCTGCCGATGGTCGTGTGGCCATAACCACATATCACACGGATAACGCTTCCATGAGAGGGGTAGAAAGTAAATCTGATTGTGCGTCGTGCGACGCTGAGGAGAATGAGAATAATGCAGGGGTGCCTTTTCAGCGGTCCTTGCAGCAATTACTCGGCAGGGTTCTGAACTACCGCGAGTCAAGGGAGGTCCTTCAAGGTGAAAATATGATATTCTGTGAATCTTGTTGCAGCAATGAGCAGGCGGAGATGTTCACCGCCATGCACGGAACGGTTAATCATTCGGCAGGGTTAGGTGCACATTTTGAgaatgaggaagatgaaCAGTCCCAAGGGGTTGTGGAAGAGAGCGCCGTTGAAGGGATTCCACACTACCTCATTTTGCAGCTGAACCGCTTTCAGTACTCGCACGCTTCGGAGTCACACGAAAAAGTGATGGACGCAGTGGCTATCGAGAAGTGTTTGCATGTTCCAGTTCGAGTGGAAAGGAAATCAAGTCGCTCACCGCTCCATAGTAGTCAAGATGATGGAAATATGGGTAATATGATTACCTCACCTGATCCTAACGCACATCGTGAGGAGCGTGGAGAATGCGATGAGCTTGTTGACATCCAAGTGCAATACAAACTGAGGGGTGTTTTGCTGCATAATGGGCCCGGTGTGTACTCCGGACActatttttcacttctttttcatccttcaGGCGCTGATTCAACTGGGAAGGAATGCCCGGAGGtaaagggggagagggagaatGACGAAGATGGCTTGTGGGCGTTAGCAAATGACTCGCACATATCGTCGGTACAGTCCAAGGATATTGATGCTGTCCTCAAAGGTTCCAGCGGTGTCGTCGGACCGCATGAGACTCCGTACATCGTTTTGTATGAACGCTGTCGGAAGGCCGTCGGTGAAGAAAGTGGTGATGGACGCGACGATACTTTATTCCCAAACCGCGTAAATGATTTGTTTCATCTTTTGCGTGGATCAGCTAAAACTGCATATTAG